One stretch of Stanieria cyanosphaera PCC 7437 DNA includes these proteins:
- a CDS encoding transposase, producing the protein METKVAGRFEGLNDLEWKLFEDILRTSQRRSRGMPPVPFRYVLNSLLYILITGCRWCDLPTGKQWASKSSAHRWLKRWQEDGTMEQLQSRILGIAQNQGMINWNYGAIDGSFSPWKRWR; encoded by the coding sequence ATGGAGACTAAAGTGGCAGGACGTTTTGAAGGGCTAAATGATTTGGAGTGGAAATTGTTTGAAGATATTTTGCGAACGTCTCAAAGGAGATCGAGAGGAATGCCTCCTGTTCCGTTTCGTTATGTGTTAAACAGCTTGCTATATATTTTAATTACTGGATGTCGATGGTGTGATTTACCGACAGGAAAACAGTGGGCATCAAAAAGTTCAGCACATCGTTGGTTGAAAAGGTGGCAAGAAGATGGAACAATGGAGCAACTTCAAAGTCGAATTTTGGGCATAGCGCAAAATCAAGGCATGATTAATTGGAATTACGGGGCTATTGATGGCTCTTTTTCCCCCTGGAAAAGGTGGCGGTGA
- a CDS encoding RRXRR domain-containing protein encodes MYIQLGLIAMYVPVVDKNQIPLMPTTSTRAKRWIKSGKATGFWKRGVFCVRLNIEPSNRNYQPIACGVDPGSKREGYTVKSKAHQYLNIQATTVDWVNEHLKTRREMRRARRFRKTPCRQPRANRLINKFCLPPSTKSRWQWKLRLCSWLSKMFPITTFVIEDIKAKTWGGKWGKSFSPLQVGKDWFYSELAKLAEVHTLQGMETKQIRDELGLKKTKNKLAETFEAHCVDSFALAYSVVGGNSLPKNTNLLIVVPLRFHRRQLHRLEHAPGAIRSPYGGTMSAGFKRGSLVKHPKYNLCFVGGSSKGRVSLHSVETGKRLCQNAKPQDIKFLTYNTWRTKYAN; translated from the coding sequence ATGTATATACAATTAGGGCTTATCGCCATGTACGTACCTGTAGTAGACAAAAACCAAATCCCGTTAATGCCTACAACCTCGACGAGAGCCAAAAGGTGGATTAAGTCTGGTAAAGCTACAGGGTTTTGGAAAAGAGGTGTTTTCTGTGTACGGCTAAATATCGAGCCTAGCAACAGAAACTACCAACCAATAGCTTGCGGTGTAGACCCCGGCAGCAAGCGTGAAGGCTATACGGTTAAATCCAAAGCTCATCAGTACTTAAACATTCAAGCTACTACTGTTGACTGGGTTAACGAACACCTTAAGACTAGACGAGAAATGCGGAGGGCGAGAAGGTTTAGGAAAACCCCTTGTAGGCAACCGAGAGCTAATCGTTTGATTAACAAGTTTTGCCTACCACCCTCAACAAAGTCGCGCTGGCAGTGGAAACTTCGCTTGTGTTCTTGGCTTTCTAAGATGTTCCCGATAACTACTTTTGTAATAGAAGACATTAAAGCTAAGACTTGGGGTGGTAAGTGGGGTAAAAGCTTCTCTCCACTGCAAGTAGGCAAAGATTGGTTTTACTCGGAACTAGCAAAGTTAGCTGAAGTCCACACCTTGCAAGGTATGGAAACTAAGCAAATCCGAGACGAGCTTGGGTTGAAGAAAACCAAAAACAAACTAGCCGAAACCTTTGAAGCCCATTGCGTAGATAGTTTTGCCTTAGCTTATTCAGTAGTCGGTGGTAATTCTTTACCAAAGAATACTAACTTACTGATTGTTGTTCCCTTAAGGTTTCACCGAAGGCAACTTCACAGGTTAGAACACGCACCTGGAGCAATTCGTTCTCCTTATGGTGGAACAATGTCTGCTGGGTTTAAAAGAGGTTCTTTAGTCAAGCACCCAAAATACAATCTTTGTTTTGTGGGAGGTTCAAGCAAAGGTAGAGTCTCACTTCACTCTGTCGAGACAGGTAAGCGACTTTGCCAAAATGCTAAACCTCAAGATATTAAATTCTTAACGTACAACACTTGGAGGACAAAATATGCCAACTAA
- a CDS encoding ParA family protein, with protein MQTIAAVSLAGGQGKTTTCYFLAKMLAQAGKKVLAIDCDPQANLTFFLNHEVAPDRPTLLEVLKGTVSTEDGIYPTNDENLFLVPADSGLAKVTEYLSGSGTGALILQIRLQAVKELFDYVIIDVQPTRSQICLTAVGAADWVLIPAESATKGVNSLLDTQKFLAEQAQVMAFRGQILGIIPFRDRWVGRTQTLESRDNIAAMREFADDAPVLPTIRESEKFKQATRQGQLLSELGAKDLEYPFEKIIELLEDCKQLNQSIVVAV; from the coding sequence ATGCAAACAATAGCAGCAGTTAGTTTAGCAGGGGGACAAGGGAAGACTACAACTTGTTATTTCCTTGCCAAAATGTTAGCCCAGGCTGGAAAAAAAGTTTTAGCGATCGACTGCGATCCTCAAGCCAATTTAACTTTTTTCTTAAATCATGAAGTAGCACCAGATCGACCTACTTTGCTTGAAGTATTAAAGGGTACGGTATCAACTGAAGATGGAATTTATCCTACTAATGATGAAAATTTATTTTTAGTTCCTGCCGATAGCGGACTGGCAAAGGTAACTGAGTATTTAAGTGGTAGTGGTACTGGCGCACTAATCTTACAGATCCGACTTCAAGCAGTTAAAGAGCTATTTGACTATGTAATCATCGACGTACAACCGACGCGATCGCAAATTTGTTTGACCGCAGTTGGTGCAGCAGACTGGGTGTTAATTCCTGCTGAGTCGGCAACTAAAGGAGTAAACTCCTTGCTCGATACACAAAAGTTTCTCGCCGAACAAGCTCAAGTAATGGCATTTAGAGGACAAATATTGGGAATTATTCCCTTTCGCGATCGCTGGGTAGGAAGAACTCAAACCTTAGAAAGTAGAGATAATATTGCTGCGATGAGAGAATTTGCTGACGATGCCCCCGTGCTTCCCACGATAAGAGAATCAGAAAAATTCAAACAGGCAACTCGTCAGGGTCAACTTTTGAGCGAATTGGGCGCAAAAGATTTAGAGTACCCCTTTGAAAAAATCATTGAATTATTAGAAGACTGCAAACAGCTAAATCAATCAATAGTGGTAGCAGTATAA
- a CDS encoding ThiF family adenylyltransferase codes for MNEAVFFSKALFASKLFVTFIHMHLARSILNARHIILPVYQQIEFYLVGCGGTGSWLAPSLCRLARYLTQRGKNTTLIFIDPDTVEEKNVLRQNFCDAEIGLSKAQTLALRYSLSWGVDIEGLPDSFNPEIVARDYYQREHKLKIIIGCVDNANARQSIARALSQYQSWHTRNVASELWWLDCGNHSHSGQVLIGSHLSPELDTYQFHQLGCIKLPAPCLQHPELLEPKPEELSQTNISCAELELLNTQSLTINQRMAAEAASYLIQLITGKLNRLATYLDLNSGFTTSTFITEEAIAKIINHAKALAKN; via the coding sequence GTGAATGAAGCAGTCTTTTTCTCAAAGGCTTTATTTGCTTCTAAACTATTCGTCACATTCATTCATATGCACCTCGCTCGTTCGATTCTCAATGCCAGGCACATCATACTTCCCGTTTACCAACAGATAGAATTTTACCTAGTCGGCTGTGGGGGAACTGGTAGTTGGCTTGCACCCAGCCTTTGTCGCCTAGCCAGATATCTAACTCAACGAGGTAAAAACACCACCTTAATATTTATCGATCCCGATACTGTAGAAGAGAAAAACGTCCTGCGCCAAAACTTCTGCGATGCTGAAATTGGGTTGAGTAAAGCTCAAACTCTGGCATTAAGATATAGCTTGAGTTGGGGGGTCGACATTGAAGGCTTGCCCGATTCATTTAATCCCGAAATAGTTGCTAGAGACTACTATCAAAGAGAACACAAACTCAAAATTATAATCGGTTGCGTAGATAATGCTAATGCTCGTCAATCAATTGCTCGTGCTTTATCTCAGTATCAATCTTGGCATACCAGAAATGTCGCTAGCGAACTTTGGTGGCTTGATTGTGGCAACCATTCCCATAGCGGACAAGTATTAATTGGCTCTCATCTATCGCCAGAACTCGATACCTACCAATTTCATCAGTTGGGATGTATTAAATTACCCGCACCCTGCTTGCAACACCCCGAACTATTAGAACCCAAACCAGAAGAATTATCTCAGACTAATATTTCTTGTGCCGAACTCGAGCTACTCAATACTCAAAGTCTAACGATCAATCAACGAATGGCAGCAGAAGCAGCTAGTTATCTAATTCAGTTGATAACTGGTAAATTAAATCGCCTGGCAACTTATCTAGATTTAAATAGTGGTTTCACTACTTCTACTTTCATTACCGAAGAAGCAATAGCCAAAATAATTAATCATGCTAAAGCTCTTGCCAAAAATTAG
- a CDS encoding coiled-coil domain-containing protein yields MNSSNKVKFITASDRQGEVILKYLNKTCQQALNYCQKNNLQSYEDFARTIKIIGDKNAEAKGEHLAIRVGIKENDLVLSLANRPQLGTTKSIKMLEHLGSEEKYQFTRSTVEELLQKKEAKESDRLNSQELSDFSNSFANETELIERGKKNSRLDVVDLIEDRSTSASTEVPDDLLFETAESRSKLEGIDGRHKPLGLTQGTRPHDPVNELLNDSSEDIKTQSNDKSLSDDKKQKQQSKTKQIQPDVVIKKTKKSQSKSSIADRASKTLMALGSKADTYTQDTDGMTVMAASLKMGAVGIAFANKLLEKREERKLKATIDKILAVQERTSQLVERSQSLKQQADKPEVESELDLDEDVKIESNNELDVDEDLDLDDELDLESDITEQLGKAVKTIDRQLMDVDPDISAEPIVIDRAADFYQQLEQINAALDRLEQKLDLLEKRIEHLEQLLDKQEEKDDVELDSEADLVSDLWDEDEQNQVDEKAEDLDTQLVNVLLDVSEKYKQINPNSKSEILIGDRCRLCCDRADEKKIITIEERDNDEVLEIFKATINKDEFVIDKDELDEEEKQAIVESFSQKLEEINDYLDKQQKQSQSNVKQEKKQKEIAIID; encoded by the coding sequence ATGAATTCTTCAAATAAAGTTAAGTTTATTACTGCAAGCGATCGCCAAGGAGAGGTGATTTTAAAATACCTCAATAAAACTTGTCAGCAGGCTCTTAATTATTGTCAAAAAAATAATCTTCAATCCTATGAAGACTTTGCTCGGACAATCAAAATAATTGGCGATAAAAATGCCGAAGCAAAGGGCGAGCATTTAGCAATTAGAGTGGGAATTAAAGAAAACGATCTAGTACTAAGTTTGGCGAATCGACCGCAGTTGGGTACTACTAAATCAATTAAAATGCTAGAGCATTTAGGCAGTGAAGAAAAATATCAATTTACCCGCTCGACTGTTGAAGAATTATTACAGAAAAAAGAAGCTAAAGAAAGCGATCGATTAAATTCGCAGGAGTTGTCAGATTTTTCAAATTCTTTTGCTAATGAAACTGAATTAATTGAAAGAGGTAAAAAGAATAGTCGTTTAGATGTTGTCGATTTAATTGAAGATCGATCTACTTCAGCTTCTACAGAAGTTCCAGATGATTTATTATTTGAAACAGCAGAATCAAGAAGTAAACTAGAGGGGATAGACGGGCGACACAAGCCCCTGGGTTTGACCCAGGGGACGCGCCCTCACGATCCTGTAAATGAACTTTTAAATGATTCGAGTGAAGATATAAAAACTCAGAGTAATGATAAGAGTTTATCAGATGATAAGAAACAAAAACAGCAATCAAAAACTAAACAAATTCAACCAGATGTAGTTATTAAAAAGACTAAAAAAAGCCAATCCAAATCGTCAATTGCCGACCGTGCTAGTAAAACTTTAATGGCTTTAGGCAGCAAAGCCGATACTTACACCCAAGATACCGATGGGATGACAGTAATGGCAGCTAGTTTAAAAATGGGTGCTGTGGGGATAGCTTTTGCCAATAAATTGCTAGAAAAACGCGAAGAGAGAAAGTTAAAAGCGACTATTGACAAGATTTTAGCTGTCCAAGAAAGAACCAGTCAACTTGTCGAGCGATCCCAGTCTCTCAAACAGCAAGCAGATAAACCAGAAGTAGAGAGCGAACTGGATTTAGATGAAGATGTCAAGATTGAATCAAATAATGAATTGGATGTAGATGAAGATCTCGACTTGGATGATGAATTGGATTTAGAAAGCGATATTACCGAGCAATTAGGCAAGGCGGTTAAAACTATTGATCGCCAGTTAATGGATGTCGATCCAGATATCTCCGCCGAACCAATCGTCATCGATCGCGCTGCTGATTTTTACCAACAGTTAGAACAAATTAATGCTGCTTTAGATCGATTAGAACAGAAATTAGATTTATTAGAAAAGAGAATCGAACATCTGGAACAATTGCTAGACAAGCAGGAAGAAAAAGATGATGTTGAATTAGATTCAGAAGCCGATTTAGTTTCCGATCTTTGGGATGAAGACGAACAAAATCAAGTGGATGAAAAAGCAGAAGATTTGGATACTCAGCTAGTTAATGTCTTGCTGGATGTTAGCGAGAAATACAAGCAAATTAACCCCAATTCAAAGTCAGAAATTCTTATTGGCGATCGCTGTAGGTTGTGTTGCGATCGCGCTGACGAGAAGAAAATTATTACTATTGAAGAACGAGATAATGATGAAGTTTTAGAAATTTTTAAGGCGACGATAAATAAAGATGAGTTTGTAATCGACAAGGATGAATTAGATGAAGAGGAAAAGCAGGCTATTGTGGAAAGTTTTAGCCAGAAGCTAGAAGAAATTAATGATTATTTGGATAAACAGCAAAAACAAAGTCAGTCAAATGTTAAACAAGAAAAAAAACAGAAAGAAATAGCGATAATTGATTAG
- the cas2 gene encoding CRISPR-associated endonuclease Cas2, producing MFVIVSYDISEDKRRTKIHDILSSYGQWMQYSLFECNLTKTEYAKLRSRLKKIINSDTDSIRFYFLCSCCQNKIERIGGELVRDDTIFFVE from the coding sequence ATGTTTGTGATAGTTAGTTACGATATATCTGAAGATAAGCGACGCACTAAAATTCACGATATTTTATCTTCTTATGGTCAATGGATGCAGTATAGTTTGTTTGAATGTAATTTAACCAAAACTGAGTATGCTAAACTGCGATCGCGTCTCAAAAAAATAATCAACTCTGATACCGATAGTATTCGTTTTTATTTTTTATGTAGTTGTTGTCAAAATAAGATTGAGCGCATTGGTGGTGAACTAGTTCGAGACGATACAATTTTCTTTGTTGAGTAA
- the cas1d gene encoding type I-D CRISPR-associated endonuclease Cas1d: protein MGTVYITQEYNSFIGKTDERLTVKADKKKLLDVPLIKIDGLVIMGQATISPAIIKELLERKIPLSFVSATGKYEGCLQPELTKNIFIRKAQWLAAGETATAIHLVRGFVRGKLKNYRHLLMRRRREYPELNLDTAITKLEQAIAPIDLSNNIDSLRGLEGAGSAAYFGCFDRLIQNPNFNFKSRVRRPPTDPVNSLLSLGYSLLRHDLQSAVNIVGFDPYLGYLHYQRYGRPSLALDLMEEFRPLVVDAIVLNAINKEKLTPNDFTSEPISNAVSLTKEGLKVFLRLYEQKKQSVFKHPVLKRQCTYQEAFEIQARLIAKYLMEETDKYPPLILK, encoded by the coding sequence ATGGGAACAGTCTATATTACTCAAGAATACAATTCATTTATCGGCAAAACCGATGAAAGACTAACGGTGAAAGCAGACAAGAAAAAATTACTAGACGTTCCATTAATCAAAATTGATGGATTGGTAATTATGGGACAGGCTACCATCTCTCCCGCCATCATTAAAGAACTGTTAGAAAGAAAAATTCCTCTTAGTTTTGTCAGTGCTACGGGAAAATATGAAGGATGTCTGCAACCAGAATTAACTAAAAACATTTTTATTAGAAAAGCACAGTGGTTAGCTGCGGGAGAAACAGCAACCGCTATCCATTTAGTACGTGGCTTTGTGAGAGGAAAATTGAAAAACTATCGCCACCTATTAATGCGTCGTCGTCGCGAATATCCCGAACTAAATTTAGATACAGCAATCACTAAATTAGAACAAGCGATCGCGCCAATAGATTTAAGTAATAATATAGACTCTCTCAGAGGATTAGAAGGTGCGGGAAGTGCTGCATATTTTGGTTGTTTTGACCGATTAATTCAAAACCCTAATTTTAACTTTAAATCCCGCGTGCGTCGTCCACCAACCGATCCAGTTAATTCTTTACTGAGTCTCGGTTACTCATTACTCAGACACGATCTTCAAAGTGCAGTCAACATAGTCGGATTCGATCCTTATTTGGGTTATCTCCATTATCAAAGATACGGTAGACCATCCTTGGCGTTAGATTTGATGGAAGAATTTCGACCTTTAGTAGTCGATGCAATAGTTTTGAATGCTATTAATAAAGAAAAGCTAACTCCCAATGACTTTACTAGCGAACCAATTAGTAATGCGGTTTCTCTAACCAAAGAAGGATTAAAAGTATTTCTCCGTCTTTACGAACAAAAGAAACAATCTGTATTTAAACATCCTGTCTTAAAACGTCAGTGTACCTACCAAGAGGCTTTTGAAATTCAAGCCAGACTGATAGCTAAATACTTGATGGAAGAAACCGATAAATATCCTCCACTGATTTTGAAGTAA
- the cas4 gene encoding CRISPR-associated protein Cas4 translates to MDREENYVPIAALNHYAYCPHRCGRMFCLGDFIDNHYTIEGTSLHERVHTISQENREYTWQIRAIWLKSEQYGLIGKSDLIESEKGELYPVEYKRGKRDDWSNDALQVCGQALCLEEMTGLSVTTGYVYYAHSHQRQEINIDRNLREKAIATIAEIQAMMITGKIPSPVYKPRCKGCSLYSCCLPQAANKVKRYQE, encoded by the coding sequence ATGGATCGAGAAGAAAATTATGTCCCGATAGCAGCACTCAACCATTACGCCTATTGCCCCCATCGCTGCGGTCGAATGTTTTGCCTGGGCGATTTTATCGATAATCATTACACTATTGAAGGAACGAGTTTACATGAAAGAGTTCATACAATTAGCCAAGAAAATCGAGAATATACCTGGCAAATAAGAGCGATTTGGCTAAAGAGCGAACAATACGGACTTATTGGTAAATCCGATTTAATTGAAAGTGAAAAGGGCGAACTTTATCCAGTCGAATACAAGCGGGGTAAAAGAGATGACTGGAGTAATGATGCGCTGCAAGTCTGCGGACAAGCATTATGCCTAGAAGAAATGACAGGGTTATCCGTTACTACGGGTTATGTTTATTACGCTCATTCCCATCAACGTCAGGAAATAAATATAGACCGAAATTTACGAGAAAAAGCGATCGCGACAATCGCAGAGATTCAAGCCATGATGATAACTGGCAAGATACCATCTCCAGTTTACAAGCCTCGCTGTAAGGGCTGTAGTCTTTACTCTTGCTGTTTGCCTCAAGCTGCGAATAAGGTAAAGCGTTATCAAGAATAA
- the cas6 gene encoding CRISPR-associated endoribonuclease Cas6, producing MPYSLVLNLLPLSPISPGYSQGKHLHALFLNIVSHCDRSLGDYLHEQKTNKAFTISPLQIVGNKNQKIQYQHNKPIPVNTPCWWRISLLDESLFGKLTQLWLNINPEKPWHLGNADLKISSILGTSQPNQPWSNAIPYARLYEEASANNNKFTFSFATPTTFGKGKQNDSLPTPENIFKSLCKRWNKYSNIEIPETELSLLSLFPSYFNIHTEMVSDYSKSKLIGCVGEISYQAFGNIDLQQIKYLNTLADFALYCGMGKKTTMGMGMVRRINN from the coding sequence ATGCCCTACAGTCTCGTTTTAAACCTACTGCCACTATCTCCCATATCCCCAGGTTACTCTCAAGGAAAACACCTACACGCTTTATTCCTCAATATCGTCAGCCATTGCGATCGCTCTTTGGGAGACTATTTACACGAACAAAAAACTAACAAAGCTTTTACTATTTCTCCCTTACAAATTGTGGGAAATAAAAACCAGAAAATACAATACCAACACAACAAACCGATACCCGTCAACACTCCCTGTTGGTGGCGTATATCTTTATTAGATGAAAGTCTCTTTGGTAAACTAACTCAACTTTGGCTAAATATAAATCCCGAAAAACCATGGCATTTGGGGAATGCAGATTTAAAGATTTCCAGTATTCTCGGAACATCTCAACCTAACCAACCTTGGTCTAATGCTATTCCCTACGCTCGGCTTTACGAAGAAGCATCCGCTAATAACAATAAATTTACCTTTTCCTTTGCCACTCCCACGACTTTTGGTAAGGGAAAACAAAATGACTCTTTACCAACTCCCGAAAATATCTTCAAAAGTTTATGCAAACGTTGGAATAAATACAGCAATATTGAAATTCCAGAAACAGAATTATCGCTATTATCTTTATTTCCCAGCTATTTCAACATTCATACCGAAATGGTCAGTGACTACAGCAAAAGTAAACTAATTGGTTGCGTCGGTGAGATAAGCTATCAGGCTTTTGGCAATATCGATCTCCAACAAATTAAATATCTTAATACTTTAGCTGACTTTGCCCTCTATTGTGGCATGGGAAAAAAGACCACTATGGGTATGGGAATGGTCAGGAGAATCAATAATTAA
- the cas5d gene encoding type I-D CRISPR-associated protein Cas5/Csc1 codes for MTTIYRCQLELHDSLYFATREIGRLYETEPILHNYALCYALGLIDSKKYATNVAEEHSYRYFSAEQMPQYKQHLTPLNQQKIYVTPAKSLNHTSVLNTWKYANNNYHVEMEKTQKNIPSFGRAKEIAVESQFEFFIISESPLNFPQWKWIRLGKWMSKAQVIFEQLTSIKAHQGLFTCIHPLNPLDVMFTNQVFSYDVINMPPVSLIQNAQIQGQFYQIDNNLKIPVNMQYRFS; via the coding sequence ATGACTACTATCTATCGCTGTCAATTAGAACTTCACGACAGTCTCTATTTTGCTACCCGTGAAATAGGCAGACTATACGAAACAGAACCAATTTTACATAATTATGCCCTTTGCTATGCTTTGGGTTTAATAGATAGCAAAAAATACGCTACTAATGTTGCTGAAGAACATTCTTATCGCTACTTTTCTGCCGAACAAATGCCCCAATACAAGCAACATTTAACACCTTTAAATCAACAAAAAATTTACGTTACTCCAGCAAAATCTTTAAATCACACTTCTGTTTTAAATACTTGGAAGTATGCTAACAATAACTATCATGTAGAAATGGAAAAGACGCAAAAAAATATTCCTAGCTTTGGCAGAGCAAAAGAAATAGCAGTAGAAAGCCAATTTGAGTTTTTTATTATTTCTGAAAGTCCCTTAAATTTTCCTCAATGGAAATGGATACGTCTTGGCAAATGGATGAGTAAAGCACAAGTAATATTTGAACAATTAACATCTATCAAAGCACATCAAGGTTTATTTACTTGTATTCATCCTTTAAACCCTTTAGATGTCATGTTCACCAATCAAGTTTTTAGCTACGACGTGATTAATATGCCTCCTGTTAGTTTAATTCAAAATGCTCAAATACAGGGGCAATTTTATCAAATCGATAATAACTTAAAAATTCCCGTCAATATGCAATATCGTTTTAGTTAA
- the cas7d gene encoding type I-D CRISPR-associated protein Cas7/Csc2: MTFLKSIDAKYFHAEIPYKPMGKYAHFLTIRVTESYPLFQTDGELNKARVRAGITNQNPISRLTMFKRKQSTPERLIGRELLRNYGLVKPDECEYNVDFAKNNADCIIYGFAIGDGGSEKSKVVVDSAYSITSFDESHETFTLNAPYEHGTMSKNGEVTSRINQQDHIRPQVFFPSIVTLKDPTEASFLYVFNNILRTRHYGAQTTRTGRIRNELIGVIFADGEIVSNLRWTQAIYDKLGGKINSLDPLNEDEVDRAAKEAIEQLMSQEFIVHQDFIGDNFTPILNDVKTLTGSEENIKAILTKANQEAQNYFDNYITKSKDKDKDKKTAKSK; the protein is encoded by the coding sequence ATGACATTTTTAAAATCTATCGACGCTAAATACTTTCATGCTGAAATTCCCTACAAACCAATGGGAAAATACGCTCATTTCTTAACCATTCGTGTTACCGAATCTTACCCTTTATTTCAAACTGATGGTGAATTAAATAAAGCTAGAGTAAGAGCGGGTATTACCAATCAAAATCCTATCAGTCGCTTAACTATGTTCAAGCGCAAACAATCAACCCCAGAAAGATTAATTGGTAGAGAATTATTACGCAATTATGGTTTAGTAAAACCAGATGAATGTGAATACAATGTTGACTTTGCTAAAAACAATGCTGACTGTATTATTTATGGATTTGCGATCGGTGATGGAGGTTCGGAAAAATCTAAAGTAGTAGTAGATTCTGCCTATTCTATTACTTCTTTTGATGAATCCCACGAAACATTTACTCTTAATGCTCCTTATGAACATGGCACAATGAGTAAAAATGGGGAAGTTACTAGCAGAATTAATCAACAAGATCACATTCGCCCTCAAGTGTTTTTTCCTAGTATTGTTACCCTAAAAGATCCCACAGAAGCTAGTTTTCTTTATGTATTTAATAACATTCTTCGTACCCGTCATTATGGCGCACAAACTACTAGAACAGGAAGGATTAGAAATGAATTAATTGGCGTTATTTTTGCCGACGGAGAAATAGTTAGCAACTTACGTTGGACTCAAGCAATTTATGATAAATTAGGAGGAAAAATTAACTCTCTCGATCCTTTAAATGAAGACGAAGTCGATCGAGCAGCAAAAGAAGCAATTGAACAACTAATGTCACAAGAATTTATCGTTCATCAAGATTTTATTGGCGATAATTTTACTCCTATTTTAAATGACGTAAAAACTTTGACTGGTAGTGAAGAAAATATCAAAGCAATCTTAACCAAGGCTAATCAAGAAGCACAAAATTACTTTGACAATTACATTACAAAGTCAAAAGATAAAGATAAAGATAAAAAAACCGCTAAATCAAAATAA